Proteins co-encoded in one Spirosoma endbachense genomic window:
- a CDS encoding quinol:cytochrome C oxidoreductase yields the protein MASAHAIPSLDEEFEFTAESKRRLLIGIGAGVALVAIGAYLLASGAGSHETHEVVHGAGAHEGHEAGHHAYKWTNRLWANVWLNAVYFAGASVIGLFFISYNYLAQAGWATAFKRIPEAMPAFLPFAGIAILAVFFLAGHDLFHWTNPALFDKSSPEFDPIINGKSGFLNTPFYLGRIIAYFGLWYFLWLKIRNFSLQEDLEGGTEYYEKSIKWGTAFLLVFGVTSSTSAWDFVMSIDTHWFSTMFGWYTLASWHVTGLAIITLTVVTLKEQGYLKIVNESHLHDLGKFMFAFSIFWTYVWFAQFMLIYYANLPEETIYYRERFSGFGGIYKAPFFINIFLNFVFPFLVLMTRDAKRTYIFLKLAAWGIIIGHYFDFYTNIMPGTVGEHGGFGPIEFGMILIFACGFIWTLSSQLSKANLIPKNHPMLEESLHHDI from the coding sequence ATGGCATCGGCTCACGCAATACCGTCGTTAGACGAAGAATTTGAATTTACTGCGGAATCCAAGCGTCGACTACTGATCGGCATCGGAGCCGGAGTGGCGCTGGTGGCAATCGGCGCGTACTTATTGGCATCGGGTGCTGGTTCTCATGAGACTCACGAAGTTGTTCATGGTGCTGGTGCACACGAGGGCCATGAAGCAGGACACCACGCTTATAAGTGGACCAACCGCTTGTGGGCCAATGTCTGGCTAAATGCGGTCTATTTTGCAGGAGCATCCGTTATTGGCCTGTTTTTCATTTCCTATAACTACTTGGCTCAGGCAGGCTGGGCAACCGCTTTTAAGCGTATTCCCGAAGCAATGCCCGCTTTTTTACCATTTGCAGGGATTGCAATTCTAGCTGTGTTTTTCCTGGCTGGTCATGATTTATTTCACTGGACCAACCCAGCGCTGTTTGACAAAAGCAGCCCTGAATTTGATCCGATTATAAATGGCAAGTCAGGCTTTTTAAATACGCCATTCTACCTGGGCCGTATAATTGCCTATTTTGGCCTTTGGTATTTCCTATGGCTGAAAATACGGAACTTCTCATTGCAGGAAGATCTGGAAGGTGGCACGGAATACTACGAGAAAAGTATTAAATGGGGCACTGCTTTCCTGCTTGTATTTGGTGTAACGTCATCGACATCGGCATGGGACTTTGTGATGTCTATCGATACCCACTGGTTCAGCACCATGTTTGGCTGGTATACACTGGCAAGCTGGCACGTTACAGGGTTGGCTATCATTACACTGACTGTAGTAACGCTAAAAGAGCAAGGTTATCTGAAGATCGTTAACGAGAGTCATCTACACGATTTAGGCAAGTTTATGTTTGCCTTCAGTATTTTCTGGACATACGTGTGGTTTGCCCAGTTCATGCTGATCTATTACGCCAACCTTCCTGAAGAAACCATTTATTATCGGGAGCGTTTCAGCGGTTTCGGCGGCATTTACAAAGCCCCGTTCTTCATAAACATTTTCTTAAACTTTGTTTTTCCATTCCTGGTTTTGATGACAAGGGATGCAAAACGTACGTACATTTTCCTGAAACTGGCTGCATGGGGAATCATTATAGGTCACTACTTTGATTTCTACACCAACATCATGCCGGGAACGGTAGGCGAACACGGTGGTTTTGGACCGATTGAATTCGGTATGATTCTGATTTTTGCCTGTGGTTTCATCTGGACACTTTCATCACAGCTGTCGAAAGCCAATTTGATTCCAAAGAATCACCCAATGCTGGAGGAATCTTTACACCACGACATTTAA
- the nrfD gene encoding NrfD/PsrC family molybdoenzyme membrane anchor subunit yields MSHVTSAVRTPLVTGGKTYADVTEDISRQVEGSPTREWTIAFTISVIVLLYGTACVFWTWWEGLGVWGLNKTVGWAWDITNFVWWVGIGHAGTLISAILLLFRQKWRTAVNRAAEAMTIFAVICAASFILMHMGRPWLAYWALPLPNTFGSLWVNFKSPLVWDVFAISTYFTVSLVFWYMGLVPDLATIRDRARSKVSRYIYGAFALGWNGSAKTWARYEYMSLILAGLSTPLVLSVHTIVSMDFATSVIPGWHTTIFPPYFVAGAIFSGFAMVQNLVLIIRVVFKLEDYITLEHIESMNKVITLTGSIVGVAYLTEFFIAWYSGVEFESYAFINRATGPYWWAYWAMMTCNVITPQLFWSRAIRRSIVWTFTLSVVVNIGMWFERFVIIVTSLHRDYLPSSWAMFHPTLFDISDYIFSFGLFFTLFLLFSKFLPVVNMAEVKTVIKSSSEKLPVSVSGVAKGERVANPTFNKGVE; encoded by the coding sequence ATGTCGCATGTAACATCAGCCGTAAGAACTCCCCTGGTCACCGGTGGCAAGACCTATGCCGACGTGACAGAGGATATCAGCAGACAGGTTGAGGGAAGCCCCACCCGCGAGTGGACGATTGCCTTTACCATCTCGGTGATTGTGCTACTCTACGGAACCGCCTGCGTGTTCTGGACCTGGTGGGAAGGCCTTGGTGTTTGGGGCTTGAATAAAACAGTCGGTTGGGCGTGGGACATCACCAACTTCGTATGGTGGGTCGGTATTGGTCACGCTGGTACGCTGATCTCAGCCATTCTGCTGTTGTTCCGTCAAAAATGGCGGACAGCTGTTAACCGGGCTGCCGAAGCTATGACCATCTTCGCCGTTATTTGTGCTGCCTCGTTTATTCTGATGCACATGGGGCGGCCCTGGCTGGCCTACTGGGCATTACCATTGCCGAACACATTTGGCTCACTTTGGGTAAACTTCAAGTCTCCGCTTGTTTGGGACGTATTTGCCATCAGTACTTATTTTACCGTATCGCTGGTATTCTGGTACATGGGTCTGGTTCCTGACCTGGCTACCATCCGCGACCGGGCTCGTAGCAAAGTATCTCGTTATATCTACGGTGCTTTCGCGCTGGGCTGGAACGGTTCGGCTAAAACATGGGCACGCTACGAATACATGAGCTTGATCCTGGCCGGTCTTTCTACTCCATTGGTACTGTCAGTACACACCATTGTAAGTATGGACTTTGCCACGTCGGTTATTCCTGGTTGGCACACCACCATCTTCCCGCCCTACTTCGTTGCAGGTGCTATCTTCTCGGGCTTTGCCATGGTGCAAAACCTGGTTCTGATCATTCGCGTCGTTTTCAAACTGGAAGATTATATTACACTGGAGCACATTGAGTCGATGAATAAAGTTATTACGCTGACCGGCTCTATTGTTGGGGTAGCGTATTTGACCGAGTTCTTCATTGCCTGGTATTCTGGCGTTGAATTTGAAAGCTATGCTTTCATAAACCGCGCCACTGGACCATATTGGTGGGCTTACTGGGCTATGATGACCTGCAACGTAATTACACCGCAGTTGTTCTGGTCACGGGCTATCCGTCGGAGCATTGTCTGGACCTTTACCTTATCGGTAGTTGTGAACATCGGTATGTGGTTTGAGCGGTTCGTTATTATCGTTACCTCCCTGCACCGTGATTACCTGCCATCAAGCTGGGCGATGTTCCACCCAACTTTATTCGACATCAGCGACTATATTTTCTCGTTTGGCTTATTCTTCACCCTGTTCCTGCTATTCTCCAAGTTTTTGCCGGTAGTGAACATGGCCGAAGTGAAAACCGTCATTAAATCGTCTTCTGAAAAATTACCGGTATCCGTATCGGGAGTTGCTAAAGGCGAACGCGTGGCGAATCCAACGTTTAATAAAGGCGTAGAATAA
- a CDS encoding cytochrome c oxidase subunit I gives MATVPANSATVAHVEEHDHHEPQSFWRKYIFSEDHKTIAKQYLISGIFWSIIGISLSVMFRLQLGFPAMKLEFLRPILGGWINEAGKLDQDFYLALVTMHGTIMVFFVLTAGLSGTFSNFLIPLQVGARDMASGFLNMLSYWFFFVASVLMLSSLFIETGPAAGGWVVYPPLSALPQAHKGSELGMTLWLVSMALFIVSQLLGGINYITTVINLRTRGMSFSKLPLTIWAFFLTAVLGLISFPVLLSAALLLIFDRSFGTSFYLSEIYIKGEALPNVGGSPILFQHLFWFLGHPEVYIVLLPALGMTSEIIATNSRKPIFGYRAMIASMMGIAFLAFIVWAHHMFVTGMNPFLGSIFMFLTLIIAVPSAVKAFNYITTLWRGNIRFTPAMLFSIGLVSFFISGGLTGLILGNSALDIQLHDTYFVVAHFHLVMGAASAFGLLAGVYHWFPKMFGRMMNEKLGYIHFWMTFIGIYLVFFPMHYIGIAGFPRRYYAFTSYDFTKNIFADMNSFISLAAIFTFAAQWIFIYNFVHSLIKGRKAPQNPWKSNTLEWTAPINPGHGNWPGEIPAVYRWPYDYSKPGAKDDFIPQNVPYSQTPESNLPHENELISLEKEIEAQNLNDQFKQAH, from the coding sequence ATGGCGACTGTACCAGCTAATTCGGCAACCGTGGCTCATGTAGAAGAGCATGATCACCATGAGCCGCAAAGTTTTTGGCGCAAATACATTTTTTCTGAAGATCACAAGACAATTGCCAAGCAATATTTGATCTCAGGTATCTTCTGGTCCATTATTGGGATCAGCTTATCCGTAATGTTCCGACTTCAACTGGGTTTCCCCGCAATGAAGCTGGAATTCTTACGGCCAATTCTCGGTGGCTGGATTAATGAGGCTGGCAAACTCGATCAGGACTTTTACCTGGCACTGGTAACCATGCACGGAACGATCATGGTATTCTTCGTGCTAACGGCTGGTTTGAGTGGAACATTCTCAAACTTCCTGATTCCGTTGCAGGTCGGCGCTCGTGATATGGCATCTGGCTTCCTGAACATGTTATCCTACTGGTTCTTCTTCGTAGCTAGCGTACTTATGCTGTCGTCTCTGTTTATTGAAACAGGTCCGGCTGCGGGTGGTTGGGTTGTATATCCACCATTAAGTGCATTACCACAGGCACATAAAGGGTCAGAATTAGGGATGACATTGTGGCTGGTAAGTATGGCGCTGTTCATTGTGTCGCAGCTACTGGGTGGTATTAACTACATTACTACCGTTATCAACCTGCGTACACGCGGAATGTCGTTCAGCAAATTACCGCTGACGATCTGGGCTTTCTTCCTGACGGCGGTTCTTGGTCTGATTTCTTTCCCGGTTCTGTTGTCAGCTGCGCTGTTACTTATCTTCGACCGTAGTTTTGGCACAAGCTTCTATTTGTCTGAGATTTATATCAAAGGGGAAGCCTTACCAAACGTAGGGGGTAGCCCAATTCTGTTCCAGCACCTGTTCTGGTTCCTGGGTCATCCTGAAGTGTATATCGTACTGCTTCCGGCGCTTGGTATGACTTCGGAGATCATTGCTACGAATTCACGTAAGCCGATCTTCGGTTATCGCGCTATGATCGCGTCCATGATGGGTATTGCCTTCCTGGCCTTTATCGTGTGGGCGCACCATATGTTCGTAACGGGTATGAACCCATTCCTCGGTTCGATCTTCATGTTCTTAACGCTGATCATTGCTGTACCATCGGCTGTAAAAGCGTTTAACTACATTACAACTCTTTGGCGCGGTAATATCCGGTTTACTCCGGCTATGTTATTCTCAATCGGTCTGGTATCGTTCTTTATCTCGGGTGGATTAACCGGACTTATTCTGGGTAACTCAGCCTTAGATATCCAGTTGCACGATACATATTTCGTAGTAGCTCACTTCCACCTTGTGATGGGTGCTGCTTCTGCATTTGGGTTGTTAGCTGGGGTTTATCACTGGTTCCCTAAAATGTTTGGTCGGATGATGAATGAAAAGCTTGGCTATATTCACTTCTGGATGACATTTATCGGTATCTATCTGGTATTCTTCCCGATGCACTATATTGGTATCGCAGGTTTCCCCCGCCGATATTATGCCTTTACGAGCTATGATTTCACGAAGAACATCTTCGCTGACATGAATAGCTTCATTAGCCTTGCGGCAATTTTCACCTTCGCGGCTCAATGGATCTTCATCTACAACTTTGTTCACAGCCTGATCAAAGGAAGGAAAGCTCCACAGAATCCGTGGAAGTCGAATACACTGGAGTGGACAGCACCGATTAACCCAGGTCATGGAAACTGGCCCGGCGAAATCCCTGCCGTTTATCGCTGGCCATACGATTATAGCAAGCCAGGGGCAAAGGATGATTTCATCCCCCAAAACGTGCCGTACTCACAAACTCCCGAGTCGAACCTTCCACATGAGAATGAGTTGATTTCGCTGGAGAAAGAGATAGAGGCACAGAACCTGAATGACCAGTTCAAGCAAGCTCATTAA
- a CDS encoding cytochrome c oxidase subunit II has protein sequence MVYIVALLSVIFLGLAALVVSRIATVVKNASGPAEEGRIGLSNKINGAMFMIFFVVGLIGAVWSFLYARQYFLPEASSPHGRRTDFLFWLSMAIITIAFVVTNALLFIFSWLYQHKEGRKAAYYPENHKLELIWTVIPAIVMAVMVFTGWRAWRDIMAEAPSDAQVFEIVGKQFNWIVRYPGVDNNKLGSYNYKLIDNNNETGIDYTDEASFDDFVSTSELHIPVGKPVLLKIRARDVLHSVFIPHLRVKMDAVPGMPTRFWFVADKTTDEMRNITGDQNFGYEIACTEVCGQGHFSMRIRLIVEDEASWQAWCKQQKPLLSSTPELAVRIPANLKAKAAKYLPADAAAAPADSVTASIKQGGGVSVARATIR, from the coding sequence ATGGTTTATATAGTCGCTTTATTATCGGTTATCTTTCTGGGGTTGGCTGCTTTGGTAGTTTCCCGGATAGCCACCGTCGTGAAGAATGCATCGGGGCCAGCCGAAGAAGGTCGGATTGGATTAAGCAATAAGATCAATGGTGCAATGTTCATGATCTTTTTTGTGGTTGGATTAATCGGAGCCGTGTGGTCATTTTTATACGCACGCCAGTATTTCCTGCCAGAGGCTTCATCTCCTCATGGACGACGCACAGATTTCCTGTTCTGGCTCTCGATGGCTATTATTACGATAGCTTTCGTTGTAACAAATGCGCTTTTATTTATCTTCTCGTGGCTCTATCAGCATAAAGAAGGACGCAAAGCTGCTTATTATCCAGAGAACCATAAGCTTGAGTTAATCTGGACGGTTATTCCCGCTATCGTAATGGCAGTAATGGTATTTACCGGCTGGCGTGCATGGCGTGATATTATGGCAGAAGCACCTTCGGATGCGCAGGTATTCGAGATTGTAGGGAAACAATTCAACTGGATTGTTCGCTATCCAGGTGTCGATAATAATAAGCTTGGTTCTTATAATTATAAGCTCATTGACAACAACAATGAAACTGGAATCGATTACACGGATGAAGCGTCGTTCGATGATTTTGTTTCTACATCTGAGCTTCATATTCCAGTTGGTAAGCCTGTATTGTTAAAAATCCGTGCGCGGGATGTACTTCACAGTGTCTTTATTCCGCATTTGCGCGTGAAAATGGATGCCGTGCCAGGTATGCCAACTCGGTTCTGGTTTGTAGCGGATAAGACGACGGATGAAATGCGTAACATTACCGGCGATCAGAATTTCGGGTATGAGATTGCCTGTACGGAAGTTTGCGGTCAAGGCCACTTCTCCATGCGTATACGTTTAATCGTAGAAGATGAAGCCTCCTGGCAAGCCTGGTGCAAACAGCAAAAGCCATTACTTTCATCGACTCCTGAGCTGGCAGTTCGTATTCCGGCAAATCTAAAAGCAAAAGCCGCTAAGTATTTGCCTGCCGATGCAGCCGCTGCTCCGGCCGACAGTGTAACAGCGTCAATCAAGCAAGGTGGTGGGGTATCGGTAGCCCGTGCTACGATCCGTTAA
- a CDS encoding DUF3341 domain-containing protein, giving the protein MSDVNGNGKFLVGIFDDDDVVLKAVKDIKKEGVRIHEVYSPFPIHGLDVALGHPRSRLGIAAFLFALSGTTTALLLTFYTEGFDWPMIVGGKDSFSPIIYVPIIFELTVLFCALGMVGTFLVSNGLGPTVKPLMYDLRTTDNKFAMAIDLSKNTIGEGDIEQILRKSGAAEVNVKQF; this is encoded by the coding sequence ATGTCAGATGTAAATGGTAACGGTAAATTCTTGGTAGGCATCTTCGATGATGATGATGTGGTGCTGAAAGCCGTTAAGGATATTAAAAAAGAAGGTGTACGTATTCATGAAGTGTATTCTCCTTTTCCGATCCACGGATTAGACGTTGCACTTGGACACCCACGCTCCCGGCTAGGAATTGCCGCTTTCCTATTTGCTTTGTCGGGCACGACGACGGCGCTTTTGCTGACCTTCTACACGGAAGGTTTTGACTGGCCAATGATTGTTGGGGGTAAAGATTCCTTTTCGCCGATCATTTATGTGCCGATTATCTTTGAATTAACGGTACTTTTTTGCGCCCTGGGCATGGTTGGTACTTTTCTGGTATCGAACGGTCTTGGTCCAACAGTGAAACCCTTAATGTATGACCTCAGAACTACCGATAATAAGTTTGCAATGGCCATTGACCTGAGCAAAAACACGATTGGTGAAGGTGATATAGAGCAGATTTTGAGAAAGTCGGGCGCTGCAGAAGTTAACGTTAAGCAGTTTTAA
- a CDS encoding COX15/CtaA family protein, with protein MTSSSKLINKNGQRFRSLALLTILIIYLLILAGGIVRGTGSGMGCPDWPKCFGRWVPPTELSQLPPNYQEIYGAKLKGEVEFNAVKTWIEYANRLLGVLSGFFVFATLIASFPYIRRDKAVFVGSVVAFLLIGANGWLGSRVVATELAQYMISLHLFLAILVVFSLLFVFIRSSPPHPINGESKALSSLLLVTMLLTLGQVLLGTVVREALDEAVKRLGYDQRANWIGRLDWAFYIHRSFSLVVLALHFGVIYQLRRFSKNAWLSGVATSLVILVLVEIATGVIMAYLEVPAAAQPIHLLLAIVIVGLQFVAWLVLTPSLISTKRDIELSHVLNV; from the coding sequence ATGACCAGTTCAAGCAAGCTCATTAATAAAAACGGGCAACGATTCCGGAGTCTGGCGCTTCTAACTATACTGATTATCTATCTGCTCATTCTGGCAGGAGGTATTGTTAGAGGTACAGGCTCCGGAATGGGCTGTCCTGACTGGCCGAAATGCTTTGGCCGTTGGGTTCCGCCAACCGAATTATCTCAATTGCCACCAAATTATCAGGAGATTTACGGCGCGAAACTGAAAGGTGAAGTTGAGTTTAACGCCGTTAAGACCTGGATTGAATACGCAAATCGATTGCTGGGCGTCTTGTCTGGTTTTTTCGTATTTGCTACGCTGATCGCTTCATTTCCTTATATACGAAGAGATAAAGCTGTTTTTGTGGGTAGCGTTGTTGCGTTTCTATTGATAGGAGCGAATGGATGGCTTGGTTCGCGTGTAGTAGCTACGGAATTGGCGCAATACATGATTTCACTTCATCTATTCCTGGCCATTTTAGTAGTTTTCTCACTCCTGTTCGTCTTTATTCGCTCAAGCCCACCTCATCCGATAAACGGTGAGAGCAAAGCGCTCAGTTCACTTTTGTTAGTGACAATGCTGTTGACATTAGGACAGGTTTTATTGGGCACAGTAGTTCGGGAAGCGCTCGACGAAGCAGTAAAACGATTAGGCTACGATCAGCGGGCGAATTGGATTGGCAGACTGGATTGGGCGTTCTATATTCATCGTTCGTTTTCACTCGTGGTGTTGGCCCTGCATTTCGGCGTTATTTATCAGCTTCGTCGTTTTAGTAAGAATGCGTGGCTTTCAGGAGTAGCAACCAGTTTGGTGATACTGGTCCTGGTTGAAATTGCAACAGGAGTTATTATGGCCTATCTGGAGGTACCAGCTGCGGCCCAGCCTATTCACTTACTATTGGCTATAGTAATTGTAGGATTGCAATTCGTTGCGTGGTTAGTGTTGACACCGAGTCTGATTTCTACGAAAAGAGACATTGAGCTGTCGCATGTATTGAACGTGTAG
- a CDS encoding c-type cytochrome produces the protein MITKHTSVTALAIVGLLFAGTSCKRGHDNPGLEFAPNMYDAVGYEPYRQVRSNTINVKENGLNMRLPAKGTVSRPNYHTKFGSGDSASTDLMIYNIPADSISIAERTLTNPIPQSDKTLDEGKVLYTRYCSHCHGEGGKGDGLVGKEYKGVPNYSTDAYKTMNDGHIFHVITHGKGRMWPHGSQITPEDRWKIVQYVHKLQQG, from the coding sequence ATGATAACTAAACATACAAGCGTAACGGCGTTGGCTATCGTTGGACTGTTGTTTGCAGGAACCTCCTGTAAGCGTGGTCATGATAATCCTGGCCTTGAATTCGCCCCAAACATGTACGATGCTGTTGGGTATGAACCGTATCGTCAGGTTCGGTCCAATACGATAAACGTAAAGGAAAACGGCCTGAACATGCGTCTGCCTGCCAAGGGTACAGTGTCTCGTCCGAACTACCATACTAAATTCGGAAGTGGCGACAGTGCATCAACAGACTTGATGATCTATAACATCCCCGCCGATAGTATTTCGATCGCGGAGCGGACATTAACAAACCCAATTCCTCAGAGTGACAAAACGCTGGATGAAGGAAAGGTTTTATATACCCGCTACTGCTCGCACTGCCATGGTGAAGGTGGTAAAGGTGATGGACTCGTTGGCAAAGAGTATAAAGGCGTTCCGAATTATTCGACGGATGCCTATAAAACAATGAACGACGGTCATATTTTCCATGTGATTACACACGGAAAGGGCCGTATGTGGCCACACGGATCACAGATTACGCCTGAAGATCGGTGGAAAATTGTGCAGTACGTACACAAATTGCAACAAGGATAA
- the cyoE gene encoding heme o synthase, producing the protein MEKTIALSGINAKAKAYIELIKLKLTLAVVFSGVFGYCLAADQVNWWKIAILVIASIAITGAANIINQIIEKDSDKLMKRTAVRPLPTGQLSVNEAAVFAFLLFSIACYLFVEVFNIRAAALAVLSLLLYGFVYTPLKRKGQIAVFVGALPGAFPPMIGWVAATNHFGWAPGILFAIQFFWQFPHFWAIGWLAFDEYKKAGIQMMPGSGKNADTAFRIMIYTLFLVPVGWLPYLLGMTGINSALVAMIGGILFLAQTFHLMRTCTDKAALQMMFGSLLYLPVVQIVYLLDKV; encoded by the coding sequence ATGGAAAAAACGATTGCGCTGAGCGGTATTAACGCAAAGGCTAAAGCATACATTGAATTAATCAAATTAAAACTCACACTGGCGGTTGTCTTTTCCGGTGTGTTTGGTTATTGTCTGGCAGCCGATCAGGTTAATTGGTGGAAAATCGCCATTCTGGTCATCGCTTCTATTGCAATTACCGGGGCCGCTAATATCATTAATCAGATCATTGAAAAAGATTCTGATAAACTAATGAAACGGACGGCTGTTCGTCCATTACCAACGGGTCAATTGTCAGTAAATGAAGCCGCAGTTTTTGCCTTCCTGTTATTTAGTATTGCCTGCTATTTGTTTGTAGAGGTCTTTAATATTAGAGCAGCTGCACTGGCTGTGCTATCATTATTGCTGTACGGATTCGTCTATACACCGCTAAAGCGTAAAGGTCAGATTGCGGTTTTTGTCGGGGCTTTACCGGGTGCTTTCCCCCCAATGATTGGATGGGTAGCCGCAACGAATCACTTCGGTTGGGCCCCTGGTATTTTATTCGCAATTCAGTTTTTCTGGCAATTCCCGCATTTCTGGGCAATTGGCTGGTTGGCATTTGATGAATACAAAAAAGCCGGAATTCAGATGATGCCTGGGAGTGGTAAAAATGCTGATACCGCCTTTCGAATCATGATTTATACCCTGTTTCTGGTTCCTGTGGGCTGGTTGCCCTATTTGCTTGGGATGACAGGTATTAATTCAGCACTGGTCGCAATGATTGGCGGAATCTTGTTTCTGGCGCAGACGTTTCACTTAATGAGGACCTGTACAGATAAAGCGGCTTTACAGATGATGTTTGGCTCGCTGCTGTATCTGCCTGTTGTGCAGATTGTTTACCTGTTAGACAAAGTTTAA